One window from the genome of Pseudonocardia hierapolitana encodes:
- a CDS encoding IS110 family transposase, which produces MLAERVDAVVGVDTHDAEIALPTGAPVATCQVSNDSRGYAELLAWIGDHAPGSRVAVAIEGTRSYGIGLARAVSGAGVMVIECEQPNRKARRGRGKSDAIDAHLAVLTALRLDADQLPSPRADGDREALRILMDAGS; this is translated from the coding sequence ATGTTGGCAGAACGTGTCGACGCCGTCGTCGGTGTCGACACCCACGACGCAGAAATCGCCCTCCCGACCGGAGCCCCGGTCGCGACCTGCCAGGTCAGCAATGACTCCCGCGGCTACGCCGAGCTGCTGGCCTGGATCGGCGATCACGCTCCCGGGTCGCGGGTCGCCGTCGCGATCGAGGGCACCCGCAGCTACGGCATCGGACTAGCGCGCGCAGTCAGCGGTGCCGGTGTGATGGTGATCGAGTGCGAGCAGCCCAACCGCAAGGCCCGTCGCGGTCGGGGAAAGTCCGACGCGATCGACGCGCACCTGGCCGTGCTCACCGCGCTGCGGCTTGACGCCGACCAGCTCCCGAGCCCGCGCGCCGATGGTGACCGCGAAGCGCTCCGGATCCTGATGGACGCCGGATCCTGA
- a CDS encoding transposase, which yields MDARHELTDSSTAQTNRLRALLLGGDDRDRDFARGTLTDTRLAALARHRPARDASREQVVRQAEIRRLALALRGSHRALRANSRELQRIVDDLAPGLTDRRGIGPISAAQAIISFSHPGRCRNEGAFAALAGASPLEASSGHIKRHRLNRGGDRALNSALHTIAMVRMRSCPTTKAYLARRTAEGKTTREIRRCLKRYIARELYRFLTATITTTSSNASSAA from the coding sequence ATGGACGCCCGCCACGAGCTCACCGACAGCTCGACCGCTCAGACCAACCGGCTACGCGCACTGCTGCTGGGCGGCGACGACCGCGACCGTGACTTCGCCCGTGGCACGCTCACCGACACCAGGCTCGCTGCGCTGGCCCGCCACCGTCCGGCCCGCGATGCCAGCCGCGAGCAGGTCGTGCGCCAGGCCGAGATCCGGCGCCTCGCTCTCGCACTGCGAGGGTCTCACCGCGCACTACGGGCCAACAGCCGCGAACTCCAGCGCATCGTGGACGACCTCGCTCCCGGGCTGACCGACCGCCGCGGCATCGGCCCGATCAGCGCCGCCCAAGCGATCATCAGCTTCTCCCACCCCGGGCGCTGCCGCAACGAGGGCGCCTTCGCCGCGCTCGCCGGCGCCAGCCCGCTCGAGGCCAGCAGCGGCCACATCAAGCGGCACCGGCTCAACCGCGGCGGTGACCGCGCCCTCAACAGCGCACTGCACACCATCGCGATGGTCCGCATGCGCAGCTGCCCCACGACCAAGGCCTACCTCGCCCGCCGCACCGCCGAAGGGAAGACCACCCGAGAGATCCGACGCTGCCTCAAGCGCTACATCGCGCGCGAGCTCTACCGCTTCCTCACCGCGACCATCACGACCACAAGCAGCAACGCGTCCTCAGCCGCTTGA